A single region of the Triticum dicoccoides isolate Atlit2015 ecotype Zavitan chromosome 2B, WEW_v2.0, whole genome shotgun sequence genome encodes:
- the LOC119361768 gene encoding putative receptor-like protein kinase At4g00960 has protein sequence MDIKLVEIEAITNNFAEEQKVGSGGYGDVYRATHKGEEVAVKKLHQLQGLDDKQFDSEFRNLRNIRHQNVVRLIGYCHESRKKYMEHKGELIFAKEMERVLCFEYMHGGSLDKHITDESCELDWPTCYKIIKGTCEGLHHLHTSQGKPILHLDLKPANILLDKSMTPKIADLGLSKLVSSTLTHKTEIVKGTQGYMPPEYVDNGYISNKFDVFSFGVVIIKMVAGNVGYFRCAEMSHKEFIEQVTKNWAKRLLAEPGYSSHKTDILGVTRCVEIALKCVDKDRNKRPCIKDVVHELEELEAEIKKMSLSSDQSKGLSLQRSCDTNILSVDPTLELRFVFEHRKEASCCLQMTNKTGGFIAFNILMNKSKYSVRPSQGTMPPCSRRYVVVTLSAQEAAPQYMRCDDMLLVQSTSITQDLGEINYQELFDMARADKVVDVVHLPIVYVTLEE, from the exons ATGGATATTAAACTCGTGGAGATCGAAGCCATCACAAACAACTTTGCAGAGGAACAGAAAGTTGGCAGCGGTGGGTACGGAGATGTTTACAGG GCCACTCACAAAGGAGAGGAAGTTGCCGTGAAGAAGCTCCATCAACTGCAGGGACTCGATGATAAGCAATTCGACAGCGAGTTCCGTAACCTTCGTAACATACGCCACCAAAATGTTGTGCGGCTAATTGGCTACTGCCACGAGTCTCGCAAGAAATACATGGAGCACAAGGGGGAGCTTATCTTCGCTAAAGAGATGGAGCGCGTGCTCTGCTTCGAATATATGCACGGCGGAAGCCTCGATAAACATATTACAG ATGAATCTTGTGAGCTTGATTGGCCGACGTGTTACAAAATCATCAAAGGGACTTGTGAGGGCTTACATCACCTTCACACCTCGCAGGGGAAGCCTATTTTACATCTAGACTTAAAACCAGCCAACATATTGCTGGATAAGAGCATGACGCCTAAAATCGCGGATCTTGGTTTGTCCAAACTTGTTTCTTCGACATTAACACATAAAACAGAGATTGTCAAAGGGACACA AGGGTACATGCCACCAGAGTATGTAGACAATGGCTACATATCGAACAAGTTTGACGTGTTTAGTTTTGGCGTCGTAATTATAAAAATGGTGGCCGGTAATGTGGGCTACTTCCGTTGTGCTGAAATGTCTCACAAAGAGTTTATTGAGCAG GTAACTAAAAACTGGGCGAAAAGGTTGCTGGCAGAGCCTGGGTATTCCTCGCACAAAACCGACATCCTAGGAGTCACTAGATGTGTTGAAATTGCATTAAAATGTGTGGACAAGGACCGAAACAAAAGGCCGTGTATTAAGGATGTTGTCCATGAGCTGGAGGAACTAGAAGCTGAGATCAAGAAAATGTCCCTATCTTCTGACCAGTCAAAAGGCCTAAGTCTGCAG AGAAGCTGTGACACCAACATTCTCTCGGTGGATCCGACCCTCGAGCTGCGGTTCGTCTTTGAGCACAGGAAGGAGGCGTCGTGCTGTCTGCAGATGACCAACAAGACGGGTGGCTTCATTGCATTCAACATATTGATGAACAAGAGCAAGTACAGTGTGCGGCCAAGCCAAGGGACCATGCCGCCATGCTCCAGGCGTTATGTTGTCGTGACACTGTCAGCGCAAGAGGCGGCGCCGCAATACATGCGGTGTGACGACATGCTCCTGGTGCAGAGCACCAGCATCACCCAGGATCTTGGTGAGATCAATTATCAAGAATTGTTCGACATGGCCAGGGCGGATAAGGTGGTTGATGTGGTGCATCTGCCAATTGTTTATGTCACGTTAGAAGAGTAG